The Corythoichthys intestinalis isolate RoL2023-P3 chromosome 1, ASM3026506v1, whole genome shotgun sequence genome has a segment encoding these proteins:
- the ddx28 gene encoding probable ATP-dependent RNA helicase DDX28, translated as MLSLKVGYSTLASSRVYQTQLSRLSTACVYFSICPASAEGIPVIRVPRSVQNRVENVKQTRVINKISTSKAGKLLIQGRNASLNQSVGYTHGKFDVPTLCSKGWKHKKSFGDYFTVNNIKSVAPFVSASKEEEIKKPVKTFHRLQISTELIETLERSNIIHPTTVQLQTIPKVMRGHNILCAAETGSGKTLSYLLPIMHKLQLSKEINHEASPEIRAMVVVPSRELAEQVASVSKTLCIPLGLETRTVGGGRGVGRIKGVFKRGVPDVLVATPGALVKALRRRCLDLSHLRFLVVDEADTMFDPSFSDMLEEILQHVEIASAPAETQDPLNKAQLLAIGATFPGGVGDVLSRVTDLGSIVVIKSKMLHFLMPHVKQTFLKVRGQDKVLELNHYLKRLQQEHGGAGGNAVLVFCNKSSTVNWLGYSLEEMGVPHTRIQGEMPAVVRTGIFHRFQKSTTDILLCTDVASRGLDTSRVRLVVNYDFPQSHTDYIHRAGRVGRAGGCEDGEVLSFVTHPWEVELVQKIETAARRRTSLPGMESAIREPEPKVVETEELS; from the exons ATGTTGTCTCTGAAGGTCGGCTACTCGACTCTAGCTTCTTCGAGAGTTTACCAGACTCAATTAAGCAGACTCTCGACtgcttgtgtttatttttccatttgtcCGGCGTCTGCTGAAGGCATCCCTGTCATACGCGTTCCTCGCTCCGTGCAGAATCGCGTGGAGAATGTGAAACAAACTCGAGTTATAAATAAAATCAGCACCAGCAAAGCTGGCAAGCTCCTCATCCAGGGCAGGAACGCCAGTTTGAACCAGTCTGTTGGTTACACGCACGGCAAGTTTGACGTGCCTACACTCTGCTCCAAAGGATGGAAGCACAAAAAGTCATTCGGAGATTATTTCACTGTCAACAACATCAAATCCGTTGCACCTTTTGTATCTGCAAGCAAGGAGGAGGAAATTAAAAAGCCAGTGAAGACCTTCCATAGATTACAAATCTCCACTGAGTTGATAGAAACTTTGGAACGCTCAAACATCATTCATCCCACCACAGTGCAGCTGCAGACCATACCTAAGGTGATGCGAGGTCACAATATCCTGTGTGCAGCTGAGACAGGTAGTGGGAAGACACTGAGTTATTTGTTGCCGATTATGCACAAATTGCagctcagtaaggaaattaatcATGAGGCGTCCCCTGAAATCCGTGCTATGGTTGTGGTGCCCTCCAGGGAGCTGGCTGAGCAGGTGGCGTCCGTGTCCAAGACCCTGTGCATCCCACTGGGCTTGGAGACGAGGACAGTGGGAGGCGGGCGAGGCGTGGGGCGCATCAAAGGGGTTTTCAAGCGAGGCGTTCCTGATGTTTTAGTAGCCACACCAGGTGCTCTGGTCAAAGCGCTGCGGAGACGTTGCTTGGACTTGAGCCACCTGCGCTTTCTGGTGGTGGATGAAGCTGACACCATGTTCGACCCGAGCTTCTCAGACATGTTGGAGGAAATTTTGCAGCATGTTGAAATCGCCAGTGCTCCGGCAGAAACGCAAGACCCGTTGAACAAGGCTCAGCTTCTGGCCATTGGTGCCACCTTCCCCGGCGGAGTGGGCGACGTCCTCAGTCGGGTGACGGATCTCGGCAGCATAGTGGTGATTAAGAGCAAGATGCTGCACTTTCTCATGCCGCATGTCAAGCAGACCTTTCTCAAAGTTCGAGGGCAGGACAAAGTCCTGGAGCTCAACCATTACTTGAAACGACTCCAGCAGGAACACGGAGGAGCAGGTGGGAACGCCGTTCTTGTGTTCTGCAACAAGTCCTCCACTGTCAACTGGCTCGG ATATTCCCTGGAGGAGATGGGTGTGCCGCACACTCGTATCCAAGGTGAGATGCCTGCCGTGGTGCGCACAGGCATCTTTCACCGCTTCCAAAAGAGCACGACGGATATTCTCCTGTGCACTGATGTTGCTTCACGAGGCCTGGACACGTCCCGGGTACGCCTGGTGGTCAACTATGACTTTCCGCAGTCACACACAGACTACATCCACAGGGCCGGTAGGGTGGGGAGAGCTGGGGGATGCGAAGATGGCGAGGTGCTCAGTTTCGTCACGCATCCGTGGGAAGTGGAGCTCGTGCAGAAGATTGAGACAGCTGCACGGAGAAGGACTTCTTTGCCTGGTATGGAGTCCGCAATCCGGGAACCAGAACCTAAAGTAGTGGAGACAGAAGAGTTGAGTTGA